The Triticum dicoccoides isolate Atlit2015 ecotype Zavitan chromosome 6A, WEW_v2.0, whole genome shotgun sequence genome has a window encoding:
- the LOC119315001 gene encoding ubiquitin thioesterase OTUB1-like, whose product MLRRARGASLDSPAMFRSWRAEEALERKEQIRRKGREICSEHVKHQTHPITEVRRHHKLASDEANHLDAYSECRSVIGDGECFYRSFIFSYLEQVLDRQDTHEEQRLLDVVDMVNLHHAALRCDYSEFSRVNRVRWDYSEFSRVSRAFKNLIEKVMRWKSHGRWKGMESTSSYRKEELLEFFSEYDTTQDIFIFLRLVVAVEICWHHEEYEPLIPGLSRNYNLEDWCFQRVTPARRFTDHVMMVALARALEIPLRVERVRGGYDPDIYTVPGVPRPRVTLLYSANHYEIIYPRVPPAENSSHQASQIEHAADEGSSQQTSQREHPGDESSSE is encoded by the exons ATGCTGCGACGTGCTCGTGGCGCTTCTTTGGATTCTCCTGCGATGTTCAGGTCGTGGCGCGCGGAGGAGGCGCTCGAGCGGAAGGAGCAG ATCCGTAGAAAAGGAAGGGAAATATGCTCGGAACACGTGAAGCACCAG ACACATCCCATCACTGAAGTCAGAAGGCATCATAAGCTTGCTTCTGACGAGGCGAACCATCTTGATGCCTATTCGGAATGTAGATCGGTGATTGGTGATGGGGAGTGTTTCTACAGGAGCTTCATATTTTCGTACCTT GAGCAAGTTCTTGATAGGCAGGACACACATGAGGAACAGCGTCTCCTTGATGTTGTTGATATGGTGAATTTGCACCATGCAGCTCTTCGATGCGACTACTCTGAGTTTTCCAGGGTCAACAGAGTTCGATGGGACTACTCTGAATTTTCCAGGGTCAGCAGA GCATTTAAGAATCTGATCGAGAAAGTAATGAGATGGAAGAGTCATGGCAGGTGGAAGGGCATGGAATCAACTAGCAG CTACCGTAAAGAGGAACTTCTCGAGTTCTTCAGCGAGTACGATACGACGCAAGACA TTTTTATTTTCCTCAGATTAGTAGTAGCTGTCGAGATATGCTGGCACCACGAGGAGTATGAACCGCTTATACCAGGGCTCAGTAGAAATTACAATCTGGAAGAT TGGTGTTTTCAGCGCGTCACTCCAGCTCGTCGGTTCACGGATCATGTCATGATGGTGGCCTTGGCCAGAGCGCTTGAGATACCCCTCAGAGTGGAGCGAGTCCGAGGAGGATATGATCCAGATATCTACACTGTCCCCGGAGTTCCCCGTCCGAGAGTGACCCTGCTGTACTCGGCAAACCATTACGAAATCATCTATCCGCGTGTTCCTCCAGCTGAGAATTCAAGTCATCAGGCTTCCCAGATAGAACATGCTGCTGATGAGGGTTCAAGCCAACAGACTTCCCAGAGAGAACATCCTGGCGATGAGAGTTCAAGTGAATAG